The Halogranum gelatinilyticum genome includes a window with the following:
- a CDS encoding EthD family reductase: protein MIKLVITLTRKEGTSFEEFKEYYLDEHVPIAEDITNLRKYTVAFALSPDRAEYDAVAELYFDSPGDLREGMESEAANAALEDIPNFAEPDAGFNMATEELVQVDRT from the coding sequence ATGATCAAACTCGTCATCACCCTCACCCGCAAGGAGGGCACGAGCTTCGAGGAGTTCAAGGAATACTATCTGGACGAACACGTCCCCATCGCGGAGGACATCACGAACCTCCGGAAGTACACCGTCGCCTTCGCGCTCAGCCCCGACCGCGCCGAGTACGACGCCGTCGCCGAACTCTACTTCGACAGCCCCGGCGACCTCCGAGAGGGTATGGAGTCCGAGGCGGCCAACGCCGCGCTGGAGGACATCCCGAACTTCGCCGAGCCGGATGCCGGATTCAACATGGCGACCGAGGAACTGGTGCAGGTCGACCGGACGTAA
- a CDS encoding complex I NDUFA9 subunit family protein — translation MHVLVVGGSGFIGTNLSTELVDRGHEVTVLSRNPGDDELPAGVETVAGDVTDYDSIEGAFEGKDAVVYLVALSPLFKPKGGDDKHLEIHLGGTENCVKAAEAHGVKRFVQMSALGADPEGPTAYIRAKGKAEDIVEASDLEWTTFRPSVVFGDGGEFVSFTKKLAPPYITPLPGGGKTRFQPIWVGDLVPMLADALEDDEHVGKTYEVGGPEKLTLAEVAKLAHGAEGRSVTVVPVPMGLAGIGLSIGGAIPGFPMGADQYRSLKFDNTTADNDVGAFGTDESELTTLSAYLG, via the coding sequence ATGCACGTACTGGTCGTCGGCGGGAGCGGCTTCATCGGCACGAACCTGAGCACAGAACTCGTCGACCGCGGTCACGAGGTGACCGTCCTCTCGCGGAATCCCGGAGACGACGAGCTTCCGGCGGGCGTCGAGACGGTCGCGGGCGACGTGACCGACTACGACAGCATCGAGGGGGCCTTCGAGGGCAAGGACGCGGTCGTCTACCTCGTCGCCCTCTCGCCGCTGTTCAAGCCGAAAGGCGGCGACGACAAACATCTCGAGATCCACCTCGGCGGGACCGAGAACTGCGTCAAGGCCGCCGAAGCCCACGGCGTCAAGCGGTTCGTCCAGATGAGCGCGCTCGGTGCCGACCCCGAGGGGCCGACGGCCTACATCCGCGCGAAGGGGAAGGCCGAAGACATCGTGGAGGCCTCGGACCTGGAGTGGACGACCTTCCGTCCCTCGGTCGTCTTCGGCGACGGCGGGGAGTTCGTCTCCTTCACGAAGAAGCTCGCACCGCCGTACATCACGCCGCTGCCCGGCGGCGGCAAGACGCGGTTCCAGCCTATCTGGGTCGGCGACCTCGTCCCGATGCTCGCGGACGCGCTCGAAGACGACGAGCACGTCGGCAAGACCTACGAGGTCGGCGGTCCGGAGAAACTCACCCTCGCCGAGGTCGCGAAACTCGCCCACGGCGCGGAGGGACGCTCCGTGACGGTCGTCCCCGTCCCGATGGGACTCGCCGGAATCGGTCTCTCGATCGGCGGTGCCATCCCCGGCTTCCCGATGGGGGCCGACCAGTACCGCTCGCTGAAGTTCGACAACACCACCGCCGACAACGACGTCGGCGCGTTCGGGACGGATGAGTCCGAGCTGACGACGCTGTCGGCGTATCTGGGCTGA
- a CDS encoding Cdc6/Cdc18 family protein encodes MGDISNYFEGVTTVFRNKDLLQIDHVPDNERLIIGRESQLNALATGLQPAVEGQKPNNVLIYGKTGTGKSLCSKFMARQLVSAASENDVSVGVAYVDCFQDSTESQVIRALGSTINDQEVTGETFPASGVSTSECYKRAWRVMDELYDVVVVVLDELDKMDDPNSALMNLSRAAEAEKIQSCKLGIIGISNKPRFKDRLNERARSSLCQRDFVFPPYDANQIEKILEARDGAFKDGVLEAGVIPRAAALAAREHGDARKAIDILRTAGEMAQEEQAETVYERHVDAAQVQTERDHLIEVLTEQPPHSRYVLKSVALLDQRMADDKAVKSSDVNQLYRQICTEQYSSDPLSWRRVRDLLHELEFLEIIERKRKGAGRGEGGYMETHLLDAPEVVIDACDAIESEAS; translated from the coding sequence ATGGGCGACATCTCCAACTACTTCGAGGGGGTCACCACGGTCTTCCGCAACAAGGACCTCCTGCAGATCGACCACGTCCCCGACAACGAACGCCTCATCATCGGCCGCGAGAGTCAGCTGAACGCGCTCGCAACGGGGCTCCAGCCGGCCGTCGAGGGGCAGAAACCCAACAACGTCCTCATCTACGGCAAGACTGGGACGGGGAAGTCGCTCTGTTCGAAGTTCATGGCCCGCCAACTCGTCTCCGCCGCCTCGGAGAACGACGTCTCTGTCGGCGTCGCCTACGTCGACTGTTTCCAGGACTCCACGGAGTCGCAGGTCATCCGCGCGCTCGGCTCGACCATCAACGACCAGGAGGTGACGGGCGAGACGTTCCCTGCCAGCGGCGTCTCCACCTCTGAGTGCTACAAGCGCGCCTGGCGCGTGATGGACGAACTCTACGACGTCGTCGTCGTCGTCCTCGACGAACTCGACAAGATGGACGACCCCAACTCCGCGCTGATGAACCTTTCTCGGGCTGCTGAGGCCGAGAAGATTCAGTCCTGCAAACTCGGCATCATCGGCATCAGCAACAAGCCGCGGTTCAAAGACCGCCTCAACGAGCGCGCCCGCTCCAGTCTCTGCCAGCGCGACTTCGTCTTCCCGCCCTACGACGCCAACCAGATCGAGAAGATTCTGGAAGCTCGCGACGGCGCGTTCAAAGACGGCGTCCTCGAAGCGGGTGTCATCCCCCGTGCGGCCGCGCTCGCCGCGCGCGAACACGGTGACGCCCGGAAGGCCATCGACATTCTTCGTACTGCTGGCGAGATGGCCCAAGAGGAGCAGGCCGAGACGGTCTACGAACGCCACGTCGACGCCGCACAGGTCCAGACCGAACGCGACCATCTCATCGAAGTCCTGACCGAACAGCCGCCACACTCACGGTACGTCCTGAAGTCTGTCGCCCTCCTCGACCAGCGGATGGCCGACGACAAGGCGGTCAAGTCCAGCGACGTCAACCAGCTCTACCGACAGATCTGTACCGAGCAGTACAGTTCGGACCCGCTCTCGTGGCGTCGCGTGCGCGACCTCCTGCACGAACTGGAGTTCCTCGAAATCATCGAGCGCAAGCGGAAGGGCGCGGGTCGCGGCGAGGGCGGCTACATGGAGACGCATCTGCTCGACGCGCCGGAAGTCGTCATCGACGCCTGCGACGCCATCGAGTCCGAGGCGTCCTGA
- a CDS encoding mechanosensitive ion channel family protein, whose amino-acid sequence MLLDTALTATVPLQTLPTGAELVDTFVIPALTFLVGFLAIYFLGKTVLTPVVRRVLDSKGFDSSVKSLADSIMGVVVWVLALTVALTLAGFGGFIAALGVFGGAVALAVGFAAQDLLGNFVAGIFILKDKPFQVGDWIEVNDISGRVQDIDLRVTRVKTFDNELVTVPNGDLANNALTNPVAFDKLRQKFVFGIGYDDDIEQAKDAILQEANDHEEILADPAPDIRVTELGDSAVGLQTRFWIDEPSRGDFVRVRSDLVQAVKERFDAEGIDMPYPHTQLTGGIDVEGIQTASATPSDD is encoded by the coding sequence ATGTTGCTGGACACCGCACTGACGGCCACGGTACCGTTGCAGACACTCCCGACAGGAGCCGAACTCGTCGACACGTTCGTCATCCCTGCGTTGACGTTCCTCGTCGGCTTCCTCGCCATCTACTTCCTCGGGAAGACGGTCCTCACGCCGGTCGTCAGACGCGTCCTCGACAGCAAGGGCTTCGACTCGTCCGTGAAGAGTCTCGCCGACAGCATCATGGGCGTCGTCGTCTGGGTGCTCGCACTCACCGTCGCGCTCACGCTCGCCGGATTCGGCGGCTTCATCGCCGCGCTCGGCGTCTTCGGCGGGGCCGTCGCGCTCGCCGTCGGTTTCGCCGCACAGGACCTGCTCGGTAACTTCGTCGCCGGGATCTTCATCCTGAAGGACAAGCCGTTCCAGGTCGGCGACTGGATCGAGGTCAACGACATCTCCGGCCGCGTGCAGGACATCGACCTCCGGGTCACGCGGGTCAAAACGTTCGACAACGAGCTCGTCACCGTCCCGAACGGCGACCTCGCGAACAACGCCTTGACCAACCCGGTCGCCTTCGACAAGCTCCGCCAGAAGTTCGTCTTCGGAATCGGCTACGACGACGACATCGAGCAGGCCAAAGACGCCATCCTGCAGGAGGCGAACGACCACGAGGAGATCCTCGCCGACCCCGCACCCGACATCCGCGTGACGGAACTCGGCGACTCCGCGGTCGGCCTCCAGACGCGCTTCTGGATCGACGAGCCGAGCCGCGGTGACTTCGTCCGCGTCCGCTCGGACCTCGTGCAGGCCGTGAAGGAACGCTTCGACGCCGAGGGCATCGATATGCCGTATCCGCACACGCAGCTCACGGGCGGTATCGATGTCGAAGGAATCCAGACCGCCTCCGCGACGCCGTCGGACGACTGA
- the tmk gene encoding dTMP kinase produces MLITLEGLDGSGKSTVWEALHDTYPDVVFTREPTESWYGDAVNRAIGDDDADPLATLFLFTADHADHLSRVVRPALDDGEVVISDRYSDSRFAYQAASLADSELKRPLEYIKGIHAAFSRTPDATIYLDVDPETGAERSGATNKFEQAGYLAQVRANYERLIDAEPDRFVRVDATQSPEEVLDAVEAAIDDLLD; encoded by the coding sequence ATGCTCATCACGCTCGAAGGACTCGACGGCAGCGGCAAGTCGACCGTCTGGGAGGCGCTGCACGACACCTATCCGGACGTCGTCTTCACCCGCGAGCCGACCGAGTCGTGGTACGGCGACGCGGTCAACCGCGCCATCGGTGACGACGACGCCGACCCGCTGGCGACGCTCTTTCTCTTCACTGCCGACCACGCCGACCATCTCTCGCGTGTCGTCCGTCCCGCACTCGACGACGGCGAGGTCGTCATCTCCGACCGCTACTCCGACTCACGGTTCGCCTACCAGGCAGCGAGTCTGGCGGACTCGGAACTGAAGCGACCGCTGGAGTACATCAAAGGGATTCACGCGGCTTTCTCGCGGACGCCCGACGCGACCATCTATCTCGACGTCGACCCCGAGACTGGAGCGGAGCGGAGCGGCGCGACCAACAAGTTCGAACAGGCGGGCTATCTCGCGCAGGTCCGTGCGAACTACGAACGACTCATCGACGCCGAACCGGACCGGTTCGTCCGCGTCGACGCCACCCAGTCGCCCGAAGAAGTGCTCGATGCAGTCGAAGCCGCCATCGACGACCTGCTCGACTAA
- the cofG gene encoding 7,8-didemethyl-8-hydroxy-5-deazariboflavin synthase subunit CofG, translating to MFPAAEEYGIDIEVSDAAVERLLSVTPADVEAAPALTYSRNVFLPLTTACRYTCTYCTYYDVPGEATLMSPEEIRTQLRMGADAGCTEALFTFGDKPDERYTEIHDQLAEWGHDSIVDYLYEACEMALDEGLLPHSNPGDLTEKEFERLREVNASMGVMLETTADVDAHSGGRRKTPGQRLNTIRAAGRTDVPFTTGVLVGIGESWRDRAESLLAIRELHERHGHIQEVIVQNVVPNERSDFEGPSLETLRRVVAMARVCLPEEVSVQVPPNLAPARDLLDCGIDDLGGVSPVTDDYINPDYSWPALQELHDIADAGGVPLSERLPVYERFLPESLDAAADWPWTAERVREALLAADDAGRRYRSLLGE from the coding sequence ATGTTCCCCGCGGCCGAGGAGTACGGAATCGACATCGAGGTTTCGGACGCCGCCGTCGAGCGATTGCTGTCCGTGACGCCCGCCGACGTCGAGGCCGCACCCGCGCTCACCTACTCGCGGAACGTCTTTCTGCCGTTGACGACCGCCTGCCGGTACACCTGCACCTACTGCACCTACTACGACGTGCCCGGAGAGGCGACGCTGATGTCGCCCGAGGAGATCCGCACCCAGTTGCGGATGGGTGCTGACGCCGGCTGTACGGAGGCACTGTTCACCTTCGGCGACAAGCCCGACGAGCGGTACACAGAGATCCACGACCAACTGGCCGAGTGGGGCCACGACTCTATCGTCGACTATCTCTACGAGGCCTGCGAGATGGCACTCGACGAGGGGCTGCTCCCGCACAGCAACCCCGGCGACTTGACCGAGAAAGAGTTCGAGCGACTCCGCGAGGTCAACGCCTCGATGGGCGTGATGCTGGAGACGACGGCCGACGTCGACGCTCACTCGGGCGGCCGACGGAAGACGCCGGGGCAACGGCTCAACACGATTCGCGCCGCCGGTCGTACGGACGTCCCGTTCACGACGGGCGTTCTCGTCGGCATCGGCGAGAGCTGGCGCGACCGCGCGGAGAGCCTACTCGCCATCAGGGAGTTGCACGAACGGCACGGCCATATCCAAGAGGTGATCGTCCAGAACGTCGTGCCGAACGAGCGGTCGGACTTCGAGGGACCGTCGCTGGAGACGCTGCGGCGGGTCGTCGCGATGGCGCGCGTCTGTCTGCCCGAGGAGGTCTCGGTGCAGGTGCCGCCGAACCTCGCGCCCGCCCGCGACCTGCTGGACTGCGGCATCGACGACCTCGGCGGCGTCTCGCCGGTCACGGACGACTACATCAACCCCGACTACTCCTGGCCCGCGCTGCAGGAACTCCACGACATCGCCGACGCCGGTGGCGTGCCGTTGTCGGAACGGCTGCCCGTCTACGAGCGGTTCCTCCCCGAGTCACTGGACGCCGCCGCCGACTGGCCGTGGACCGCCGAGCGCGTCCGCGAGGCACTGCTCGCCGCCGACGACGCGGGCCGTCGGTACCGGTCGCTCCTCGGCGAGTGA
- the pdhA gene encoding pyruvate dehydrogenase (acetyl-transferring) E1 component subunit alpha, translating to MHRCIGERAFDETDVSAEEARALYRDMVRTRRFDERSLALQRRGWMSGYPPFKGQEASQVGAAHAMAEDDWLFPTYRSNALQLARGVPPSDIFLFRRGHAEYHSEHDVPVFPQAVPIATQIPHAAGAGMARNYSGNDEAMLVCFGDGATSEGDFHEGMNFAGVFDAPVVFFCENNGWAISLPQERQTASESIAVKAEAYGMEGVQVDGNDPLAVYEMVRDCLRSAREGDPVLVESLTYRQGAHTTADDPSRYRDEDPDIPEWRKRDPLERYEEYLREQGVVDDEFVESVYDEADEELAAAVKEAESVEDPDPEDIFDFVFADLPPQLEDQKAELQDFLTRHDPHELDLS from the coding sequence ATGCATCGATGTATCGGCGAACGGGCCTTCGACGAGACCGACGTCTCGGCCGAGGAGGCTCGCGCGCTCTACCGGGACATGGTCCGGACCCGTCGGTTCGACGAGCGGTCGCTCGCCCTCCAGCGTCGCGGGTGGATGAGCGGCTATCCGCCGTTCAAGGGGCAGGAGGCCTCGCAGGTCGGCGCGGCCCACGCGATGGCCGAGGACGACTGGCTCTTCCCGACCTACCGCTCGAACGCCCTCCAGCTCGCCCGCGGCGTCCCGCCCTCCGACATCTTCCTCTTCCGCCGTGGCCACGCCGAGTACCACTCCGAGCACGACGTCCCCGTCTTTCCCCAGGCCGTCCCCATCGCGACGCAGATTCCCCACGCCGCGGGCGCGGGGATGGCCCGGAACTACAGCGGCAACGACGAAGCCATGCTCGTCTGTTTCGGCGACGGCGCGACCAGCGAGGGCGACTTCCACGAGGGGATGAACTTCGCGGGCGTCTTCGACGCGCCGGTCGTCTTCTTCTGTGAGAACAACGGCTGGGCCATCTCGCTCCCCCAGGAACGACAGACTGCGAGCGAGTCTATCGCCGTCAAGGCCGAGGCGTACGGGATGGAGGGCGTGCAGGTCGACGGCAACGACCCCCTCGCCGTCTACGAGATGGTTCGGGACTGTCTGCGGAGTGCCCGCGAGGGCGACCCGGTGCTCGTCGAGAGTCTGACCTACCGACAGGGCGCGCACACGACCGCCGACGACCCGAGTCGCTACCGCGACGAGGACCCCGACATCCCGGAGTGGCGCAAACGCGACCCGCTGGAACGCTACGAGGAATATCTGCGAGAACAGGGCGTCGTCGACGACGAGTTCGTCGAGTCAGTGTACGACGAGGCCGACGAAGAACTCGCCGCCGCGGTGAAGGAAGCCGAGTCCGTCGAGGACCCCGACCCCGAGGACATCTTCGACTTCGTCTTCGCGGACCTCCCACCCCAACTCGAAGACCAGAAAGCGGAGCTACAGGACTTCCTCACACGTCACGACCCACACGAGTTGGACCTGAGTTAG
- a CDS encoding tubulin/FtsZ family protein encodes MKLAMIGFGQAGGKIVDKFVEYDKRHNSGIVKAAVAVNTAKADLMGLKHIPKEKRVLIGQSRVKGHGVGADNELGAEIAEEDVDEVQSAIDSVPVHEVDAFLVVSGLGGGTGSGGAPVLAKHLKRIYTEPVYGLGVLPGSDEGGIYTLNAARSFQTFVREVDNLLVFDNDAWRKTGESVQGGYDEINEEIVKRFGILFGAGEVTGGEVAESVVDSSEIINTLAGGGVSTVGYAREEVEEKQNSGGLLSRLTGGNDEDDGLDTARTTNRITSLVRKAALGRLTLPCEIEGAERALLVLAGPPAYLNRKGIERGRKWLEEQTGSMEVRGGDYPVTGSGFVASVILLSGVTNVPRIKELQQVAIEAQENIDEINQESESNLESLVNDDEDELESLF; translated from the coding sequence ATGAAGCTGGCCATGATCGGATTCGGGCAAGCCGGTGGTAAAATAGTCGACAAGTTCGTGGAGTACGACAAGCGACACAACTCGGGCATCGTGAAGGCGGCCGTCGCCGTCAACACGGCGAAGGCCGACCTGATGGGACTCAAGCACATCCCTAAGGAGAAGCGCGTCCTCATCGGGCAGTCGCGTGTCAAGGGCCACGGTGTCGGTGCCGACAACGAACTCGGCGCGGAGATCGCCGAAGAGGACGTCGACGAGGTCCAGAGTGCCATCGACTCGGTCCCCGTCCACGAGGTCGACGCTTTCCTGGTCGTCTCCGGACTCGGCGGCGGGACCGGGAGCGGTGGCGCGCCCGTTCTCGCGAAGCATCTGAAGCGCATCTACACCGAACCCGTCTACGGACTCGGCGTGCTTCCGGGCAGCGACGAGGGTGGCATCTACACGCTCAACGCCGCACGCTCCTTCCAGACGTTCGTCCGCGAGGTCGACAACCTGCTCGTCTTCGACAACGACGCCTGGCGGAAGACCGGCGAATCGGTCCAGGGCGGCTACGACGAGATCAACGAGGAGATCGTCAAGCGCTTCGGCATCCTGTTCGGTGCCGGTGAGGTCACCGGCGGCGAGGTCGCAGAGAGCGTCGTCGACTCCAGTGAGATTATCAACACCCTCGCGGGCGGCGGCGTCTCCACCGTCGGCTACGCCCGCGAAGAGGTCGAAGAGAAACAGAACTCCGGCGGCCTGCTCTCGCGGCTGACCGGCGGTAACGACGAGGACGACGGCCTCGACACCGCGCGCACGACGAACCGTATCACGAGCCTCGTGCGCAAGGCCGCGCTCGGCCGCCTCACGCTCCCGTGTGAGATCGAAGGTGCCGAACGTGCCCTGCTCGTCTTGGCCGGGCCGCCCGCCTACCTCAACCGGAAAGGTATCGAGCGCGGGCGGAAGTGGCTCGAGGAGCAGACCGGCAGCATGGAGGTCCGCGGTGGCGACTACCCGGTCACGGGTAGCGGCTTCGTCGCCAGCGTCATCCTGCTCTCGGGCGTGACGAACGTCCCGCGCATCAAGGAGCTCCAGCAGGTCGCCATCGAGGCCCAGGAGAACATCGACGAGATCAACCAGGAGAGCGAATCCAACCTCGAAAGCCTCGTAAACGACGATGAGGACGAGCTTGAATCGCTCTTCTAA
- a CDS encoding DUF2391 family protein, producing the protein MFRGNFSIDDLAQQVVGGFLFAGPFVVTEEVWNLARAMGWYHAAVTVCLVLVVGYGTLYRADEDRDANEEGELAGIPTRFLSLVAVSYLSVALLAFAFAASDVFTAASPATTTFKAVSIGSVFSVVGAATADSVF; encoded by the coding sequence GTGTTCCGTGGCAACTTCAGCATCGACGACCTGGCCCAGCAGGTCGTCGGTGGCTTCCTCTTCGCCGGGCCGTTCGTCGTGACCGAGGAGGTCTGGAACCTCGCGCGGGCGATGGGCTGGTATCACGCGGCTGTCACGGTCTGTCTCGTCCTCGTCGTCGGCTACGGGACGCTCTACCGCGCCGACGAGGACCGCGACGCCAACGAGGAGGGCGAACTCGCCGGGATTCCGACCCGGTTCCTCTCGCTCGTCGCCGTCTCCTATCTCTCGGTCGCGCTCCTCGCCTTCGCGTTCGCCGCCTCGGACGTGTTCACCGCGGCCTCGCCCGCGACGACGACGTTCAAGGCCGTCAGCATCGGCTCGGTGTTCAGCGTCGTCGGCGCGGCGACCGCAGACAGCGTGTTCTGA
- a CDS encoding glycoside hydrolase family 13 protein, with protein sequence MNTDGSPDHQWWKEAVVYQIYPRSFNDSDGDGVGDLQGITERVEYLADLGVDVIWLCPVYDSPNADNGYDIGDYRSIMPEFGTMADWEALLAELHAHDIRLLMDLVVNHTSDEHEWFQRSRRREDGYEDYYYWRDGDVDEDGEPVPPNNWGSFMGGSAWTYDELREQWYLHLFDEKQPDLNWRNPDVRDEVASLVEWWLEKGIDGFRIDAINYISKPEGLPDGTADREPKGVEVFSHGPRIHDYLRELYDRTFANYDVLTVAEMSDTTVDMAGDYLGEDGDGLDMIFHFEHMDVDISPRGRFDPDGWGEWSLPEFKEIMTRWQTELGEDAWNAQYLGNHDQPRIVSRFGDDEEYRVESAKLLATFLMTVRGTPFVYQGEEIGMTNDDFERLEDLDDPMTVGAIEDLIDAGRADSYEDLRAFVNYVSRDHARTPMQWSDAANAGFTTGEPWLALNENYPEINVEAARADEDSVWNYYRRLIDLRHDEEVLVYGEYELLLPDHEQLYAYTRTLDDETVLVVLNWSGESVAVDADLVEESPTAVLRSNYDDAPAVPSGQEFRPYEAVVYRL encoded by the coding sequence ATGAATACTGACGGGAGTCCGGACCATCAGTGGTGGAAGGAGGCGGTCGTCTACCAGATCTATCCGCGCAGCTTCAACGATAGCGACGGCGACGGAGTCGGCGACTTGCAGGGCATCACCGAGCGAGTCGAGTATCTCGCGGACCTCGGCGTCGACGTCATCTGGCTGTGTCCGGTCTACGATTCGCCGAACGCCGACAACGGCTACGACATCGGCGACTACCGCTCCATCATGCCGGAGTTCGGGACGATGGCCGACTGGGAGGCACTCCTCGCGGAACTGCACGCCCACGACATCCGACTGCTCATGGACCTCGTCGTCAACCACACCTCCGACGAGCACGAGTGGTTCCAGCGGTCGCGGCGACGCGAGGACGGCTACGAGGACTACTACTACTGGCGCGACGGCGACGTCGACGAGGACGGCGAGCCGGTCCCCCCGAACAACTGGGGGTCGTTCATGGGTGGCTCGGCGTGGACCTACGACGAACTGCGCGAACAGTGGTATCTCCACCTCTTCGACGAGAAACAGCCCGACCTGAACTGGCGAAATCCGGACGTCCGCGACGAGGTCGCGTCGCTCGTCGAGTGGTGGTTGGAGAAGGGCATCGACGGCTTCCGCATCGACGCCATCAACTACATCTCGAAGCCCGAGGGACTTCCGGACGGGACTGCCGACCGAGAGCCGAAGGGTGTCGAAGTCTTCAGCCACGGCCCTCGTATCCACGACTATCTCCGCGAGCTGTACGACCGAACCTTCGCGAACTACGACGTGCTGACCGTCGCCGAGATGTCGGACACGACGGTCGACATGGCCGGCGACTATCTCGGCGAGGACGGCGACGGGCTGGACATGATCTTCCACTTCGAGCATATGGACGTCGACATCAGCCCCCGGGGGCGGTTCGACCCCGACGGCTGGGGCGAGTGGAGTCTCCCCGAGTTCAAGGAGATCATGACCCGCTGGCAGACGGAACTTGGAGAGGATGCTTGGAACGCGCAGTATCTGGGCAACCACGACCAGCCACGCATCGTCTCGCGGTTCGGCGACGACGAAGAGTACCGAGTCGAGAGCGCGAAACTGCTCGCGACGTTCCTCATGACCGTCCGCGGCACGCCGTTCGTCTACCAGGGCGAGGAGATCGGGATGACGAACGACGACTTCGAGCGACTGGAGGACCTCGACGACCCGATGACGGTGGGTGCCATCGAAGACCTCATCGACGCCGGACGGGCCGACTCCTACGAAGACCTGCGTGCGTTCGTGAACTACGTGAGCCGCGACCACGCGCGGACGCCGATGCAGTGGTCGGACGCGGCGAACGCGGGCTTCACCACCGGCGAGCCGTGGCTCGCGCTCAACGAGAACTATCCGGAGATCAACGTCGAGGCGGCCCGAGCCGACGAGGATTCGGTCTGGAACTACTACCGACGGCTCATCGACCTCCGACACGACGAGGAGGTCCTCGTCTACGGAGAGTACGAACTCCTCCTCCCCGACCACGAACAGCTCTACGCGTACACCCGGACACTCGACGACGAGACGGTTCTCGTCGTCCTCAACTGGTCCGGCGAGTCCGTGGCCGTCGACGCCGACCTCGTCGAAGAGAGTCCCACAGCGGTGCTCCGGAGCAACTACGACGACGCCCCGGCAGTGCCGTCTGGACAGGAGTTCCGGCCATACGAAGCGGTCGTCTATCGGCTCTGA
- the cofC gene encoding 2-phospho-L-lactate guanylyltransferase gives MRVVVPFAVDQPKTRLSATLSADERRVFARAMLADVLAAVDATGHEPTVLATAELDADASAALPDDSDVVVDDSPLSTAVNDVLATAEDPVAVLMSDLPLVKPETVRRLVAKSGDVVVAPGRGGGTNALVVRDADFRVDYHGASYLDHRAAARDVGASLGTVDSFRLATDVDEPSDLTEVLIHGDGAAADWLVDAGFQLSVDEGRVGVVREEERS, from the coding sequence ATGCGCGTCGTCGTCCCGTTCGCCGTCGACCAGCCGAAGACGAGACTGTCGGCCACCCTCAGTGCCGACGAACGCCGGGTGTTCGCCCGCGCGATGCTCGCGGACGTGTTGGCCGCCGTCGACGCCACCGGCCACGAGCCGACGGTGTTGGCGACGGCCGAACTCGATGCCGACGCTTCCGCCGCGCTCCCCGACGACAGCGACGTCGTCGTCGACGACAGCCCGCTCTCGACGGCGGTCAACGACGTGCTCGCGACGGCCGAGGACCCGGTCGCCGTCCTCATGAGCGACCTGCCGCTGGTGAAGCCCGAGACCGTCCGGCGGCTGGTCGCGAAGTCGGGCGACGTCGTCGTCGCGCCCGGCCGCGGCGGCGGCACGAACGCGCTCGTCGTCCGCGACGCCGACTTCCGCGTCGATTACCACGGCGCGTCGTATCTGGACCACCGAGCGGCCGCTCGCGACGTCGGCGCGTCGCTCGGGACAGTCGACTCCTTCCGGCTCGCGACCGACGTCGACGAGCCGTCGGACCTCACCGAGGTCCTGATTCACGGCGACGGCGCGGCGGCCGACTGGCTCGTCGACGCGGGCTTTCAGCTCTCGGTCGACGAGGGGCGCGTCGGCGTCGTGCGGGAAGAAGAGCGGTCGTGA